A window of Ipomoea triloba cultivar NCNSP0323 chromosome 2, ASM357664v1 contains these coding sequences:
- the LOC116009749 gene encoding GATA transcription factor 9-like: protein MEAREFFTGAGFLGAAAGESQYGCENRYLVEQKSAEHSLNANNFTVDELLDFSKHDEVTADDFFDSVAGRSSTVAGVDSCNSSVSGGQFSGSFTDAAFSASELCVPYDDLAELEWLSNFVEDSFSSDEVQNLQLILATKTSAAAADSSSSGNCKEIANNYSLPAFPSDVSVPGKARSKRSRAAPWDWSSRLQLLSPAKSQSESNNNNNASAPKASKTTPSKRRESTDTQGRKCLHCASEKTPQWRTGPMGPKTLCNACGVRYKSGRLVPEYRPAASPTFVSTKHSNSHRKVLELRRQKDLHLHHQQQLLSQASIFGGDAYLLHHQQTCGTDYTHII, encoded by the exons ATGGAAGCACGAGAATTCTTCACCGGCGCCGGCTTTTTGGGCGCTGCCGCCGGGGAGTCGCAATATGGTTGCGAAAACCGTTACCTAGTGGAACAGAAGTCCGCTGAGCACAGCCTCAATGCTAACAATTTCACCGTCGATGAGCTTCTGGACTTCTCAAAGCACGACGAGGTCACCGCCGACGATTTCTTCGACAGTGTTGCAGGCCGCTCCTCCACCGTCGCTGGTGTCGACAGCTGTAACTCCTCCGTCTCCGGTGGCCAATTCAGCGGTAGCTTCACCGACGCCGCTTTCAGTGCTTCCGAGCTTTGCGTTCCG TATGATGATTTGGCGGAGCTGGAATGGCTGTCGAACTTCGTGGAGGATTCATTCTCGAGCGATGAGGTTCAAAATCTTCAGCTAATTTTGGCCACAAAaacctccgccgccgccgctgatTCTTCCTCCTCCGGCAACTGCAAGGAAATCGCGAACAATTATTCACTTCCGGCGTTCCCTTCCGACGTCTCAGTTCCCGGAAAAGCACGCAGCAAACGTTCCCGCGCCGCGCCCTGGGACTGGTCGTCCCGTCTCCAGCTCCTTTCCCCAGCCAAATCACAGTCCgagagcaacaacaacaacaacgcaTCGGCTCCGAAAGCGTCCAAGACGACGCCGTCTAAGAGAAGAGAAAGCACCGACACTCAAGGGCGGAAGTGCCTGCACTGTGCGTCTGAAAAGACGCCCCAGTGGCGGACCGGGCCAATGGGGCCGAAGACGCTTTGCAACGCGTGTGGGGTCCGATACAAGTCGGGGCGTCTCGTGCCCGAATACCGACCCGCGGCAAGCCCCACATTCGTCTCCACCAAACACTCCAACTCCCACCGCAAGGTCCTGGAGCTCCGCCGCCAAAAGGacctccacctccaccaccagCAACAGTTGCTCAGTCAAGCCTCCATCTTCGGCGGCGATGCCTACTTGCTTCACCATCAACAAACATGCGGCACTGACTATACGCACATCATCTAG
- the LOC116004882 gene encoding nuclear pore complex protein NUP35, protein MNSTVQRTPKSTRQSLFFQDLATPVSSRKSSGKFTTPGQAAAVSALWRENFSNSDLPPPPMFTLEDRSDFSPESGIQDYPMSSEGKSDPRTPVQGASKDFWTPKSNKSEASTAYAVMGKRDQHQSQHNPVASSSWWSPAKSGGSAEPDDKGKGSPVEGVVQPGALITLPPPREVARPEIKKNSIPVGNLDEEEWVTVYGFSPAETNLVLREFEKCGIILKHIPGPRNANWMHILYQNRADAHKALSKNGMQINGVLIIGVKPVDPMQRQGLNERLNNHGFVPLPLAPSSKTPDSIPFRTSSQPHYLQNGSSSGRQSAGTVAAPAKSVVSKVMDLMFGV, encoded by the exons ATGAATTCAACGGTGCAGAGAACGCCGAAATCTACAAGGCAGTCATTGTTCTTCCAGGATTTAGCGACGCCTGTTTCTTCTCGAAAATCGTCTGGTAAATTTACGACTCCAGGTCAAGCAGCAGCTGTTTCGGCTCTATGGCGAGAGAATTTTTCGAATTCTGATCTCCCGCCACCCCCTATGTTCACACTTGAAGACCGGTCTGACTTTTCTCCGGAATCTGGGATTCAAGATTATCCTATGTCCTCGGAGGGGAAATCTGATCCTAGGACACCAGTTCAAGGTGCTAGTAAGGATTTTTGGACTCCTAAGAGTAACAAGTCTGAGGCAAGCACAGCGTATGCTGTAATGGGAAAGAGGGACCAGCATCAGAGTCAACATAATCCTGTTGCGAGCTCAAGTTGGTGGTCACCTGCCAAGAGTGGGGGTAGTGCTGAGCCTGATGATAAGGGGAAGGGCTCACCAGTGGAAGGGGTGGTTCAGCCTGGTGCTTTAATAACGCTACCTCCACCAAGGGAAGTTGCAAGGCCAGAGATAAAGAAGAATTCAATACCCGTGGGTAACCTGGATGAGGAGGAATGGGTCACTGTATATGG GTTTTCTCCAGCTGAGACCAATTTAGTTTTGCGAGAATTTGAAAAGTGTGGTATTATTCTGAAACACATTCCTGGTCCCCGGAATGCTAATTGGATGCACATTTTGTATCAG AATCGTGCTGATGCACATAAAGCTCTTAGCAAAAATGGGATGCAAATAAACGGAGTTCTTATTATTGGAGTGAAACCAGTGGATCCAATGCAACGTCAAGGCCTGAACGAAAGGCTTAACAATCATGGATTTGTACCTTTACCCCTTGCGCCCTCAAGCAAAACCCCAGATTCTATCCCCTTCAGAACGTCTTCACAGCCACACTACCTTCAGAATGGCAGTAGCAGTGGCAGACAGTCTGCTGGAACCGTCGCAGCACCAGCCAAATCTGTAGTGTCCAAAGTCATGGACTTAATGTTTGGCGTTTAG